The following coding sequences lie in one Miscanthus floridulus cultivar M001 chromosome 9, ASM1932011v1, whole genome shotgun sequence genomic window:
- the LOC136482123 gene encoding uncharacterized protein codes for MWSSDSVRDEPVDTATTASSPAQQPSTPPAPPRRRRQRARRRAQRLRAKNSGAGEEEEEQEAEAEAEDVWRGLQQQQREREREAWPRRASRPVVVVAGEEGSPDAASAASGESGGGMERARSLTDDDLEELKGCVDLGFGFSYHEIPELCGTLPALELCYSMSQRFLDEHQQLSKAEEAPALAPASPAQPVATNWKISSPGDSPDEVKARLKYWAQAVACTVRLCS; via the exons ATGTGGAGCTCGGACTCCGTCCGGGACGAGCCCGTCGACACGGCGACCACCGCCTCGTCGCCCGCGCAGCAGCCGTCGACGCCGCCCGCGccgcctcggcggcggcgccagcGCGCGCGACGCCGCGCCCAGCGCCTCCGTGCCAAGAACAGCGGcgcaggagaggaggaggaggagcaggaggccgaggccgaggcggaGGACGTCTGGCGCGGgttacagcagcagcagcgggaACGGGAACGGGAGGCGTGGCCGCGGCGGGCGTCGAGGCCCGTGGTGGTGGTCGCCGGCGAGGAGGGGTCCCCGGACGCCGCCTCTGCCGCGTCAGGGGAGAGCGGCGGCGGGATGGAGAGGGCGCGGAGCCTGACCGACGACGACCTGGAGGAGCTCAAGGGCTGCGTGGATCTGGGCTTCGGCTTCAGCTACCACGAGATCCCCGAGCTCTGCGGCACGCTGCCGGCGCTCGAGCTCTGCTACTCCATGAGCCAGCGCTTCTTGGACGAGCACCAGCAGCTCAGCAAGGCGGAGGAGGCGCCGGCGCTGGCTCCGGCCTCGCCAGCGCAGCCCGTCGCCACCAACTGGAAGATCTCTAGCCCTG GTGACAGCCCGGACGAGGTGAAGGCGAGGCTCAAGTACTGGGCGCAGGCGGTGGCGTGCACCGTCAGGCTCTGCAGCTGA